The Epinephelus lanceolatus isolate andai-2023 chromosome 8, ASM4190304v1, whole genome shotgun sequence genome includes a window with the following:
- the tbc1d22b gene encoding TBC1 domain family member 22B isoform X1, with the protein MATENRINFWRRNAKVPGSVQPVYGAQHPPLDPRLRRTYPKDTKPKFNNLKSKKASSFHEFARSTNDAWDIDEEEDVDFLGLPAPTLSLPSGLHSTSTQNQQQQNQAGDTETGVSQKLAAPRTEAQNLQDVQEEDAEGEHVNGKVVKSSSDAHLNTSSVRSTLQKQQSLPVRPIIPLVARMSDQNASGAPPMTVREKSRLDKFKQLLASPNTDLEELRKHSWSGIPREVRPITWRLLSGYLPANKERRELVLKRKREEYFGFIEQYYHSRTDEHYKDTYRQIHIDIPRTNPLIPLFQQPVVQEVFERILFIWAIRHPASGYVQGINDLVTPFFVVFLSEFVTEDVENFEVAALPLEMQRNIEADSFWCMSKLLDGIQDNYTFAQPGIQNKVKALEELVSRIDEDIHNHFKRYEVEYLQFAFRWMNNLLMRELPLRCTIRLWDTYQAEAEGFSHFHLYVCSAFLIEWRKEILSMVDFQGLLMLLQNLPTIHWGNEEVGLLLAEAYRLKYMFADAPSHYKR; encoded by the exons ATGGCCACCGAGAACAGGATCAATTTTTGGAGGAGAAACGCAAAGGTTCCCGGAAG CGTACAACCAGTTTATGGAGCACAGCATCCACCTCTCGACCCACGATTGCGACGCAC GTATCCCAAAGACACAAAGCCCAAGTTTAACAATCTCAAGTCTAAAAAGGCCTCTAGCTTCCATGAGTTCGCCCGAAGCACCAATGATGCTTGGGACATTGACGAAGAGGAGGACGTGGATTTTCTCGGGCTCCCCGCCCCAACTTTATCCCTACCATCAGGTCTCCACTCTACATCCACACAGAACCAG cagcagcagaatcaGGCTGGTGACACAGAAACTGGAGTGTCACAAAAACTGGCAGCTCCCAGAACAGAAGCTCAAAACCTTCAGGATGTGCAGGAGGAGGACGCAGAGGGCGAGCATGTCAACGGAAAGGTTGTCAAGTCTAGTAGTGACGCCCACCTCAACACGTCCTCAG TTCGCTCCACACTTCAGAAGCAGCAGTCTCTCCCAGTTCGTCCCATCATCCCACTGGTGGCTCGCATGTCAGACCAGAATGCATCAGGGGCACCACCGATGACGGTGCGGGAGAAGAGCCGGCTGGACAAATTCAAACAGCTGCTGGCTAGTCCCAACACTGACTTAG AGGAACTGCGGAAGCACAGCTGGTCAGGCATACCAAGAGAAGTCCGGCCAATCACATGGAGACTTCTCTCT gGCTACCTGCCGGCCAACAAGGAGCGCAGAGAGCTGGTGCTAAAAAGGAAGCGAGAAGAATACTTTGGCTTCATAGAGCAGTATTACCACTCCAGAACAGACGAGCACTATAAAGACACATACAGACAG ATCCACATTGATATTCCAAGAACCAATCCTCTGATTCCCTTGTTCCAGCAGCCTGTAGTACAAGAG GTGTTTGAGCGTATTCTTTTTATCTGGGCCATCCGTCACCCAGCCAGCGGTTACGTCCAGGGGATCAATGATCTGGTCACACCCTTCTTCGTCGTCTTCCTCTCTGAGTTTGTCA CGGAGGACGTGGAGAACTTTGAGGTGGCAGCACTGCCTCTGGAAATGCAGAGAAACATTGAAGCTGACAGCTTCTGGTGCATGAGCAAACTGCTGGATGGAATACAG GACAACTACACGTTTGCTCAGCCTGGAATTCAGAACAAAGTGAAAGCTTTGGAGGAGCTGGTCAGCAGGATAGATG AGGACATTCACAATCATTTTAAGAGGTATGAGGTGGAGTACCTGCAGTTTGCTTTCCGCTGGATGAACAATCTGCTGATGAGGGAGCTGCCTCTTCGTTGCACTATTCGTCTCTGGGACACCTACCAG GCTGAAGCGGAGGGTTTCTCCCACTTCCACTTGTATGTCTGTTCTGCTTTCCTCATTGAGTGGCGCAAAGAAATCCTCTCCATGGTTGACTTTCAG
- the tbc1d22b gene encoding TBC1 domain family member 22B isoform X2, with amino-acid sequence MATENRINFWRRNAKVPGSVQPVYGAQHPPLDPRLRRTYPKDTKPKFNNLKSKKASSFHEFARSTNDAWDIDEEEDVDFLGLPAPTLSLPSGLHSTSTQNQQQNQAGDTETGVSQKLAAPRTEAQNLQDVQEEDAEGEHVNGKVVKSSSDAHLNTSSVRSTLQKQQSLPVRPIIPLVARMSDQNASGAPPMTVREKSRLDKFKQLLASPNTDLEELRKHSWSGIPREVRPITWRLLSGYLPANKERRELVLKRKREEYFGFIEQYYHSRTDEHYKDTYRQIHIDIPRTNPLIPLFQQPVVQEVFERILFIWAIRHPASGYVQGINDLVTPFFVVFLSEFVTEDVENFEVAALPLEMQRNIEADSFWCMSKLLDGIQDNYTFAQPGIQNKVKALEELVSRIDEDIHNHFKRYEVEYLQFAFRWMNNLLMRELPLRCTIRLWDTYQAEAEGFSHFHLYVCSAFLIEWRKEILSMVDFQGLLMLLQNLPTIHWGNEEVGLLLAEAYRLKYMFADAPSHYKR; translated from the exons ATGGCCACCGAGAACAGGATCAATTTTTGGAGGAGAAACGCAAAGGTTCCCGGAAG CGTACAACCAGTTTATGGAGCACAGCATCCACCTCTCGACCCACGATTGCGACGCAC GTATCCCAAAGACACAAAGCCCAAGTTTAACAATCTCAAGTCTAAAAAGGCCTCTAGCTTCCATGAGTTCGCCCGAAGCACCAATGATGCTTGGGACATTGACGAAGAGGAGGACGTGGATTTTCTCGGGCTCCCCGCCCCAACTTTATCCCTACCATCAGGTCTCCACTCTACATCCACACAGAACCAG cagcagaatcaGGCTGGTGACACAGAAACTGGAGTGTCACAAAAACTGGCAGCTCCCAGAACAGAAGCTCAAAACCTTCAGGATGTGCAGGAGGAGGACGCAGAGGGCGAGCATGTCAACGGAAAGGTTGTCAAGTCTAGTAGTGACGCCCACCTCAACACGTCCTCAG TTCGCTCCACACTTCAGAAGCAGCAGTCTCTCCCAGTTCGTCCCATCATCCCACTGGTGGCTCGCATGTCAGACCAGAATGCATCAGGGGCACCACCGATGACGGTGCGGGAGAAGAGCCGGCTGGACAAATTCAAACAGCTGCTGGCTAGTCCCAACACTGACTTAG AGGAACTGCGGAAGCACAGCTGGTCAGGCATACCAAGAGAAGTCCGGCCAATCACATGGAGACTTCTCTCT gGCTACCTGCCGGCCAACAAGGAGCGCAGAGAGCTGGTGCTAAAAAGGAAGCGAGAAGAATACTTTGGCTTCATAGAGCAGTATTACCACTCCAGAACAGACGAGCACTATAAAGACACATACAGACAG ATCCACATTGATATTCCAAGAACCAATCCTCTGATTCCCTTGTTCCAGCAGCCTGTAGTACAAGAG GTGTTTGAGCGTATTCTTTTTATCTGGGCCATCCGTCACCCAGCCAGCGGTTACGTCCAGGGGATCAATGATCTGGTCACACCCTTCTTCGTCGTCTTCCTCTCTGAGTTTGTCA CGGAGGACGTGGAGAACTTTGAGGTGGCAGCACTGCCTCTGGAAATGCAGAGAAACATTGAAGCTGACAGCTTCTGGTGCATGAGCAAACTGCTGGATGGAATACAG GACAACTACACGTTTGCTCAGCCTGGAATTCAGAACAAAGTGAAAGCTTTGGAGGAGCTGGTCAGCAGGATAGATG AGGACATTCACAATCATTTTAAGAGGTATGAGGTGGAGTACCTGCAGTTTGCTTTCCGCTGGATGAACAATCTGCTGATGAGGGAGCTGCCTCTTCGTTGCACTATTCGTCTCTGGGACACCTACCAG GCTGAAGCGGAGGGTTTCTCCCACTTCCACTTGTATGTCTGTTCTGCTTTCCTCATTGAGTGGCGCAAAGAAATCCTCTCCATGGTTGACTTTCAG